In Mytilus edulis chromosome 6, xbMytEdul2.2, whole genome shotgun sequence, the following proteins share a genomic window:
- the LOC139526705 gene encoding uncharacterized protein has translation MVGYSSYYYQWVDAFAGGLSSREEKAVTIVTRIALIVVIIALILVLVIALYKWWTKNSQVDVYKTSSKSGKDHGERKQSITGTRKKNEWDLNTNTPNRNIEGNQGLDTNADKSGRSDQSKKVENVSTIGTESIKQDKTVPLRRQYDVSKLEITPNKKSKGKKDEKENEKDTYDKQKDQGNNSMGDHNEHHMKQSKQSASQTPELVSSVQHKYFIVIEKESCSADNIKNEFTLERSKTAIDDNSVSKRQLEMRNTDSKNERPKTARGSNSQNKRCPDVPLLKQNFVNKKSDLGSCC, from the exons atggttggataTAGCAGTTATTACTACCAGTGGGTCGATGCCTTTGCTGGTGGActgtcctcgagg GAAGAAAAAGCAGTCACCATTGTAACTAGAATTGCATTAATTGTTGTAATTATTGCTTTAATCCTGGTGTTAGTTATAGCTTTATACAAATG GTGGACTAAAAATAGCCAAGTCGACGTCTATAAAACCAGTTCGAAGTCAGGAAAAGACCATGGTGAACGAAAGCAATCGATTACAGGAACAAGAAAGAAAAATGAATGGGATTTGAATACAAATACGCCAAACCGGAATATCGAAGGAAATCAGGGTTTAGATACCAATGCTGATAAATCTGGACGTAGTGATCAGTCTAAGAAAGTAGAAAATGTCAGTACTATTGGAACTGAAAGCATCAAACAAGATAAAACTGTTCCTTTAAGACGTCAATATGATGTATCAAAACTCGAAATTACGCCCAACAAAAAAAGCAAAggcaaaaaagatgaaaaagaaaatgaaaaagataCATACGATAAACAAAAAGACCAAGGTAACAACTCTATGGGAGATCATAATGAACACCACATGAAACAAAGCAAACAAAGTGCATCACAAACACCAGAATTAGTCTCATCGGTACAGCATAAATACTTTATTGTTATTGAAAAGGAAAGTTGCTCTGCTGATAATATAAAGAATGAGTTTACACTAGAAAGAAGCAAGACCGCCATAGACGATAATTCTGTTTCAAAAAGACAACTTGAAATGAGGAATACTGATTCCAAAAATGAAAGACCAAAAACAGCAAGGGGCTCAAATTCTCAAAATAAAAGATGTCCCGATGTACCGTTGCTCAAGCAAAACTTCGTTAACAAAAAATCTGATCTAGGTAGCTGTTGTTGA